The DNA window AAACTCGCTGTCTTtgccatcctccttcccccttttgGAGCTGGCCAGGTTtttgttctccttcctcctctcccgtTTGTGTCTAGCAGCCTCATATTCAGCCGACTCCTCCATTTTTGTAATGCCATTGCGCCGGTAGCGCTGCAGCTCTCGGATCTTGGCGCGAAGCATCTTTTCTTTGTGCatgttttcaaataaatcatCAAATTCTTTGCAGGACATGAACTGGTAGAGTGGCCGTAGTTTCAGCCGCAGCTCTTTCTCCTCCTTGGTGATCTTTCTCTTCAatgtcttctccttctccttcttgtccTTGCCCAGGAAGGCTGGTACCAGGTTATAGTCTCTGGCAATGTTCTTCCGGCGCTGCCTCTCCTTCAACTTCCGCACATACATGTCTACATGGGCACGCTTGAGCTCAATctccacatcatcatcatcatagttcACAGACAGCCCACTGATGAGCGTCTCGGCATCCTGGTCATACTCTATCTCATAATCATCTCGCAGTGGCATGTagcccagctgctgctgctcagccACAGAGATGTCCAATGGGGGTAAAGGTGTGGTAAGGCTAGGCTAGAGAGTACCTCCACTGGGACCAGGTATGATCTGTCACCCGGTTGGGGATGGTGTCAGGGATGCAGGCTTTGCCCAAGTTCCCATGGATATACATGCTAACGTAGTGCTCCATCACTTCCTGGGGAGTCCGTGAAGCACCAACATGTGCAGCCATGTCTTCCTATAATGACAAAAGCCAGACCATCAAGCCACTTCACTCAAGTTCCTCCCACCATCTCACAAAGCTTTATTTGGGCTGCTTCCTATCaatgcttctttctctttctctctctctctctctctctctctctctctctctctctcNtctctctctctctctctctctctctctctctctctctctctcatacacacacaccagttatcCCCTGAAAGATGTTCAGGTATGCATCCCAACAAAGGAACCTACATAGTTGTACCTGAGCGGGAAGATCCAGGGCTACAGACTTGTGCAAGGCTATATGGGAGCTGGTGACAGCTGGCTAAAAGTCATTCTTTGTTCTTTGACttcttaaagaaagagaaaccagacATGTGCTATTGGACATTTTACCCACTGCAAATCCTGGAGAACATTTGAAGACAATATGGTGTCAGAGGACATACTTCTCACTCAGACTAAAAAGCAGACTTGCCAACTTGCCCAGAGGGCAAAGCAAGTCCATGCAGAATGACTACAAATGactgtttctctgtgcatcctaGGACAGAAGGCCAGCCAGGACTCCTTTAGCTTTGTTCCAGCCTTAGGTTCTAGACCGTAGTTTGTTCCTCTCTCAGGTGGCTGGAGATGATGGGTATACA is part of the Mus pahari chromosome 13, PAHARI_EIJ_v1.1, whole genome shotgun sequence genome and encodes:
- the Tada2b gene encoding LOW QUALITY PROTEIN: transcriptional adapter 2-beta (The sequence of the model RefSeq protein was modified relative to this genomic sequence to represent the inferred CDS: deleted 1 base in 1 codon; substituted 2 bases at 2 genomic stop codons) — its product is MAELGKKYCVYCLAEVSPLRFRCTECQDIELCPECFSAGAEIGHHRRYHGYQLVDGGRFTLWGPEAEGGWTSREEQLLLDAIEQFGFGNWEDMAAHVGASRTPQEVMEHYVSMYIHGNLGKACIPDTIPNRVTDHTWPSGGTLXPSLTTPLPPLDISVAEQQQLGYMPLRDDYEIEYDQDAETLISGLSVNYDDDDVEIELKRAHVDMYVRKLKERQRRKNIARDYNLVPAFLGKDKKEKEKTLKRKITKEEKELRLKLRPLYQFMSCKEFDDLFENMHKEKMLRAKIRELQRYRRNGITKMEESAEYEAARHKRERRKENKNLASSKRGKEDGKDSEFAAIENLPGFELLSDREKVLCSSLNLSPARYVTVKTIIIKDHLQKRXEIPSKSRLPSYLDKVLKKRILNFLTESGWISRDAS